The Fusobacterium sp. FSA-380-WT-3A region ACTAATACTACTTATAAAATGAAAGGAGAATATTATGAATAGAGCTAGTGGTATTCTTCTTCATATTTCATCTCTCCCTAACAAATATGGGATTGGAAGTTTTGGAGAAGAAGTTATTAAATTTTGTGACTTTTTAAAAGATATGGGAATAAAATATTGGCAAACTTTACCTTTTGGCACAACAGATAGTTTTGGTTCTCCATACAAAAGTTTTTCTGCTTTTGCTGGAAATCCATTATTTATTAATCTTCCAACACTATATAAAAAAGGATTAATTACAGAAGAAGAACTTAGAGAAAATGAATATAGTGACCTTTATGTAGTAAACTTTGAATGGTTAAATGAAACAAGAATGAAAACTCTAAAAAAAGCATATTCAAGAATAGATGAAAATTATAAAAAAGAAATCTTAAAATTTTCTAAGTTACATAAAAATTGGTTATATGATTTTTCTCTTTATATGGCAATTAGAGAAAAAAATAATAATAAAGATTGGTATCAATGGGGAGATAAAAAATTAAAATTTCATGATAAAGATGCTATAAAAAAATTTAGGGAAGAAAATCTTTCTGAAGTTTTATTTTATGAATTTTTACAATATGAGTTTTATACTCAATGGGAAAAAATAAAAAAAATAATAAATGAAAAAGGTATAAAAATAATAGGAGATGTTCCTATATATGTATCTTATGAAAGCTCAGATGTTTGGGGAAATTCTCATCTCTTTGACCTCATAGAAGATGGTAGTCCTAGATTTATTTCAGGAGTTCCACCTGATTATTTTTCAGAAGATGGGCAAAAATGGGGAAATCCACTATATAATTGGAAATCAATAAAAAAAGGTAGATATAGTTGGTGGATAAAAAGATTGGAACACTCTCTTTCTATATTTGATATAATTAGAATTGACC contains the following coding sequences:
- the malQ gene encoding 4-alpha-glucanotransferase, whose amino-acid sequence is MNRASGILLHISSLPNKYGIGSFGEEVIKFCDFLKDMGIKYWQTLPFGTTDSFGSPYKSFSAFAGNPLFINLPTLYKKGLITEEELRENEYSDLYVVNFEWLNETRMKTLKKAYSRIDENYKKEILKFSKLHKNWLYDFSLYMAIREKNNNKDWYQWGDKKLKFHDKDAIKKFREENLSEVLFYEFLQYEFYTQWEKIKKIINEKGIKIIGDVPIYVSYESSDVWGNSHLFDLIEDGSPRFISGVPPDYFSEDGQKWGNPLYNWKSIKKGRYSWWIKRLEHSLSIFDIIRIDHFRGFSAYWSIPAESETAKDGSWIDGPGIDFFNAILKKIDKNCIIAEDLGDIDEKTRNLLKETDFPGMRVIQFGFSGDNSIHLPHNYDKNVIAYSGTHDNNTILGWLWEATPEERNLVLNYCDFKGGDNWKFGGFHSESCRAVIKTLWRSSANIVILPIQDLCGFGADTRMNKPGRAQGNWFYRITEEQLNSIDKEFIKNLNKIFYR